One Flavobacteriales bacterium DNA segment encodes these proteins:
- a CDS encoding DUF3127 domain-containing protein, translating into MAELKINGKVKVLMDAQTFDSGFTKREFVITTQEQYPQDVKLECTQQRVSLLDNLKEGDNVDVSFNIRGNEYNGRYFVNLQAWKVEAAGSAPIPAPQPVTPDTALDAAEDDGDLPF; encoded by the coding sequence ATGGCAGAATTAAAGATTAACGGGAAAGTAAAAGTATTAATGGATGCTCAAACTTTTGACAGTGGGTTTACAAAGAGAGAGTTTGTGATCACAACTCAAGAGCAATATCCACAAGATGTAAAGTTAGAGTGTACACAGCAAAGAGTAAGTTTATTAGATAACTTAAAAGAGGGAGATAATGTTGATGTTTCTTTTAACATTAGAGGAAATGAGTATAACGGAAGATATTTTGTAAATCTTCAAGCTTGGAAAGTTGAAGCTGCTGGAAGTGCTCCAATTCCTGCACCACAACCTGTTACTCCTGATACAGCATTAGATGCTGCTGAAGATGATGGTGATTTACCATTTTAA
- a CDS encoding PKD domain-containing protein, whose translation MLASHVPGGNLTYQCLGNNQFSVTLTLYEDCGDAFEPLLGTAINVNSSCGHNFTMLLNNTVYQQEISQLCPSSIGQSECNGGGLPGIFMHQWSGVITLPAQCNNWRFEYDNCCRDNSSNLVGSSSNYYFYADLNNLDAPCNSSPTITAPPIPYYCVNQPVCYNLGIVETDGDSLVYSLVAALDNATTPLQYQGGFSGSQPIQGITIDPNSGLINFVPTVQGNYVVVIQVDEYLNGVLVGTIIQDFTFEIAACSNQIVSCNNANISNVVGSVTQINSTTLEMCEGIPFSFDLTFSDPDINDSVFISTNIDLVLNGAVVTYSYPNAPATNVMNMNVSWTPPAGSSNSNNSFTVTVRDNACPVSGQQTLVYNIKVIGGTYVGPDLTICEGDSVELMAVNGSVFNWYMVSGEPISVGTNFSCDNCASPIVNIGATSTYEVVSDLSGNCVNRDTITINVAPNFTYSIHQSSSSGCLGTEIQLEVIPDTPNNYTYLWSPVVNLDNSNIANPIFSPSVPGTFQYGVEISSPQGCVKYDSIGIVIDEECLTPLILNIQSPTCNGGSNGALTIGAFGNDGPPWTIELLNNLSNVISTVPNVMDSIVFNNLLAGNYTVRITDTTGFQVDTIVSVTEPTVVSLSLANDTTICEGGTVYLNGDATGGNGTNSYVYHWSGVTGTSANETAMPLVNTTYDVYVLDSLNCSSDTLSINVSLFPPIITSTEGTDTVCPGDAANIEASASGGHGGVYFYDWYAINGTLIGSGANIAVTPTDSVTTYYVQVTDDCETPMELDSVIVYWYPLPNVDFEADNRNGCYPISVNFSSLTPVNEVSTLEWSFGNGITVIGDNNPANTYTFPGIYDVKLTVVSPDGCVNDTTKVAFIEAFDYPIAEFQAFPNPTNIFESTVAFTNESSSDAVEFEWFFRDTTLLDTSRQENPSYQFSSEIPNVYPVELVVTNENGCTDTTLLEVIVNGVYNFYAPTAFSPNGDHTNDVFQPFGEGVEHADYSIQIFDRDGHLIFSSKEMNMPWDGKYLGKVVKEDVYVWKIVTKDRYTGKMYEYYGHVTLIK comes from the coding sequence ATGTTGGCCTCACATGTCCCTGGAGGTAACTTAACTTACCAATGTTTAGGAAACAATCAATTTAGTGTCACTTTAACGTTATATGAGGATTGTGGAGATGCCTTTGAACCCCTTCTAGGGACGGCTATTAACGTAAACAGTAGTTGTGGACATAATTTTACAATGTTGTTAAATAACACCGTTTACCAACAAGAAATCTCTCAACTATGTCCATCAAGTATAGGGCAGTCTGAGTGCAATGGCGGTGGTTTACCAGGAATATTTATGCATCAGTGGTCGGGGGTAATTACACTGCCAGCACAATGCAATAATTGGAGGTTTGAGTATGATAATTGCTGTAGAGATAACTCCTCAAATTTGGTAGGAAGTAGTAGTAATTATTATTTTTATGCAGACCTAAATAACTTGGATGCTCCATGTAATTCATCACCTACGATTACTGCACCTCCTATACCATATTATTGTGTTAACCAGCCAGTATGTTACAATTTGGGGATTGTAGAAACAGATGGAGATTCGTTGGTGTATTCACTAGTTGCGGCATTGGATAATGCTACTACACCATTACAATATCAAGGAGGCTTTTCAGGTAGCCAACCAATACAGGGCATAACAATTGACCCCAATTCAGGGTTAATTAATTTTGTACCAACAGTACAAGGGAATTATGTGGTCGTTATTCAAGTGGATGAATACCTAAATGGAGTATTAGTCGGAACAATCATACAGGACTTTACGTTTGAAATAGCGGCTTGTTCTAATCAAATTGTTAGTTGCAATAATGCAAATATTTCCAATGTTGTAGGAAGTGTAACTCAAATTAACTCCACTACATTGGAGATGTGCGAAGGGATCCCTTTTTCTTTTGATTTAACTTTTTCAGATCCTGATATCAATGATTCTGTATTTATTTCAACAAATATAGATTTGGTATTAAATGGAGCGGTAGTTACCTATTCCTACCCCAATGCTCCTGCTACCAATGTGATGAATATGAATGTCTCTTGGACACCTCCTGCTGGAAGTTCTAATTCTAATAATTCCTTTACTGTTACTGTTAGAGATAACGCCTGTCCTGTTTCAGGTCAACAAACATTGGTTTATAATATAAAAGTCATAGGAGGTACTTATGTTGGGCCAGATTTAACGATTTGTGAAGGAGACTCAGTTGAATTAATGGCTGTAAATGGTTCTGTTTTTAATTGGTATATGGTAAGCGGAGAACCCATCAGTGTTGGAACAAACTTTAGTTGTGATAATTGTGCTTCTCCGATCGTAAATATTGGTGCCACCTCTACCTATGAAGTTGTAAGCGATTTATCGGGAAATTGTGTTAATAGAGATACGATAACTATAAATGTAGCACCTAACTTTACCTATTCAATTCATCAAAGTTCAAGTTCAGGATGTCTTGGAACTGAAATACAATTGGAGGTAATTCCAGATACTCCCAATAATTACACCTATTTATGGTCTCCTGTTGTCAATTTAGATAACTCGAATATTGCTAATCCTATTTTTAGTCCGTCCGTCCCTGGAACTTTTCAGTATGGAGTTGAAATATCGAGTCCACAAGGTTGTGTCAAATATGATTCTATTGGAATTGTTATTGATGAGGAATGTTTAACACCATTAATATTAAATATACAGAGTCCTACTTGCAATGGGGGGAGCAATGGAGCATTGACCATTGGTGCTTTTGGAAATGATGGACCTCCTTGGACAATTGAGTTGCTAAATAACTTAAGTAATGTAATTTCAACAGTTCCTAATGTGATGGATTCAATTGTGTTTAATAACCTTTTAGCAGGTAACTATACGGTAAGAATTACAGATACAACAGGCTTTCAAGTTGATACCATTGTAAGCGTTACAGAACCAACTGTCGTATCATTGTCTCTAGCCAATGATACGACAATATGTGAGGGAGGTACAGTATATTTAAACGGAGACGCAACAGGAGGAAATGGTACCAATTCATACGTTTATCATTGGAGTGGAGTGACAGGTACATCAGCCAACGAAACAGCAATGCCGCTAGTTAATACTACTTACGATGTTTATGTACTAGATTCGTTAAATTGCTCTTCAGATACACTTTCAATTAATGTCAGCTTGTTCCCTCCAATTATTACGAGTACAGAAGGAACAGATACTGTTTGTCCAGGTGATGCCGCTAATATTGAAGCTTCAGCAAGTGGAGGACATGGAGGAGTTTATTTTTACGATTGGTATGCTATTAATGGTACACTGATAGGAAGTGGAGCTAATATAGCTGTTACACCTACAGATTCTGTGACTACTTATTACGTACAAGTTACAGATGATTGCGAAACACCAATGGAGTTAGATAGTGTCATTGTTTATTGGTACCCATTACCTAATGTTGATTTTGAAGCTGATAACAGGAATGGATGTTATCCAATATCAGTCAACTTTAGTAGTTTAACACCAGTCAATGAAGTCAGTACATTAGAGTGGAGCTTTGGAAATGGAATTACAGTAATAGGAGATAATAATCCTGCTAATACATATACATTTCCTGGAATTTATGATGTGAAACTAACAGTAGTTAGTCCCGATGGATGTGTCAATGATACAACTAAAGTAGCCTTTATTGAAGCGTTTGATTATCCAATCGCTGAGTTTCAAGCGTTTCCTAATCCTACCAATATTTTTGAGTCGACTGTAGCATTTACAAATGAATCTTCCAGCGATGCAGTAGAATTTGAATGGTTCTTTAGAGATACAACACTACTAGATACTTCAAGACAAGAAAATCCTAGTTATCAATTTTCGTCTGAAATACCAAATGTGTATCCAGTAGAGTTAGTAGTCACCAATGAAAATGGTTGTACAGATACAACGCTTTTAGAAGTTATTGTTAATGGCGTTTATAATTTTTATGCTCCTACAGCGTTTTCTCCTAATGGAGACCATACTAATGATGTTTTTCAGCCATTTGGAGAGGGAGTGGAACATGCAGATTATTCTATTCAAATATTTGATCGAGATGGACATCTTATTTTTTCTTCAAAAGAAATGAATATGCCTTGGGATGGAAAGTATTTAGGAAAAGTGGTAAAAGAAGATGTCTATGTTTGGAAGATTGTGACTAAAGATCGATATACAGGAAAAATGTATGAATATTATGGCCATGTAACATTGATTAAGTAA
- a CDS encoding OmpA family protein, whose translation MVKNIFTIGLFSSLAIFGIAQEDDNNLVDNPSFEVADKVKKLNKLKKIEVANGWSSPTAMKADLYSTQAKEVATIPNNGQGREFPMGAEEGNYAGIVAYSYNNKEPRTYLQTELIGPLKKDVEYCVKYHVSLSDLSKYGVNNLGMYIAKDPIEIETKEDIIFQKEKELARVVIPQNNEVKMARYGFEPICGVYKASGKERFIIIGNFKNNKDTKYEKLKKKADIKGSQFPKAYYYVDQVEVFVLENPEDCDCSQKQKTNNGESVIYHKQFTSEDAFTIEQQIKFSTIYFDNLKAEIDPIMITDLDNLVKVLKENSAVKIEINAHADKTEVVAASKEPDNEKWQKLDEKRAEKIKAYLVEKGVDAGRLTVKNHGSLRAASEGAGEIDKAKNRRVEFVIIK comes from the coding sequence ATGGTGAAGAATATATTTACAATAGGACTATTTAGTAGTCTAGCTATCTTTGGAATAGCGCAAGAGGATGATAATAACTTGGTTGATAATCCAAGTTTTGAAGTTGCAGATAAGGTAAAGAAATTAAATAAGTTAAAGAAAATTGAAGTTGCTAATGGATGGAGTTCTCCAACTGCAATGAAAGCCGATTTATATTCAACACAAGCAAAAGAGGTGGCTACAATTCCTAATAATGGCCAAGGTAGAGAATTTCCAATGGGGGCTGAAGAAGGCAACTACGCTGGAATAGTAGCCTATAGTTATAATAATAAAGAACCAAGAACATATTTACAAACAGAATTGATAGGGCCTTTAAAGAAAGACGTTGAATATTGTGTTAAATATCATGTTAGTCTTTCCGATTTATCAAAATACGGGGTTAATAACTTAGGTATGTACATTGCTAAAGATCCTATTGAAATTGAAACAAAAGAAGATATCATTTTTCAAAAGGAAAAAGAGTTAGCAAGAGTTGTTATACCTCAAAATAATGAAGTAAAAATGGCTCGTTATGGTTTCGAACCGATCTGTGGGGTTTATAAGGCTTCAGGGAAAGAAAGATTTATTATTATAGGAAATTTTAAAAATAATAAAGATACCAAATATGAAAAGCTGAAAAAGAAAGCTGATATTAAAGGATCTCAGTTCCCAAAAGCTTATTATTATGTAGATCAAGTAGAAGTATTTGTATTAGAAAACCCTGAAGATTGTGATTGCTCTCAAAAGCAAAAAACAAATAATGGAGAGTCTGTGATTTATCATAAACAGTTTACAAGTGAAGATGCTTTTACTATTGAGCAGCAAATTAAATTTTCAACGATTTATTTCGATAACTTGAAAGCTGAAATAGATCCTATTATGATTACAGATCTAGATAATTTAGTAAAAGTTTTAAAAGAAAATTCAGCAGTTAAAATAGAGATTAATGCTCATGCTGATAAAACTGAAGTAGTTGCAGCATCTAAGGAGCCAGATAATGAAAAGTGGCAAAAGTTAGATGAAAAGAGAGCAGAAAAAATAAAAGCTTATTTAGTTGAAAAAGGGGTAGATGCAGGAAGATTAACCGTAAAAAATCATGGTTCTTTACGAGCAGCATCCGAAGGTGCAGGTGAAATAGATAAAGCAAAAAATAGAAGAGTAGAGTTTGTTATAATCAAATAA
- a CDS encoding flavin reductase family protein, translating into MFTIDTSITKNPQLHHYLLGAVGPRPICFASTIDKNGVANLAPFSFFNVFSSNPPIAVFSPARSGRTGKQKDTFNNIKEVPEVVINIVNHAIVHQMSLASSPYAPHEDEFVKSGLTPLRSDLVKPLRIQESPVQMECKVIEVKELGEQGGAGNLIICEILKIHIDEAVLDDNNMIDQLKIDLVARMGGNWYCRADKNSMFEIEKPIISKGIGFDHIPEDILNSKILTGNDLGMLGGIEMLPNETEVNDYKLMELSDLFMEYEDNATQLEEELHKKAKVLLEQQNIEDAWKTLLTFNN; encoded by the coding sequence ATGTTTACAATAGATACTTCTATTACTAAAAACCCTCAATTACATCATTATTTATTGGGGGCTGTAGGACCTCGTCCAATTTGTTTTGCCAGTACAATAGATAAAAATGGAGTCGCAAACCTTGCGCCATTTAGCTTCTTTAATGTATTTAGCTCTAATCCGCCAATAGCTGTTTTTTCTCCGGCTAGAAGTGGTAGGACAGGGAAACAAAAAGATACATTTAATAATATCAAAGAAGTACCTGAAGTTGTGATTAACATCGTTAACCACGCTATCGTTCATCAAATGTCATTAGCAAGTTCACCCTATGCTCCTCATGAAGATGAGTTTGTAAAAAGTGGGCTAACTCCACTAAGGTCTGATTTGGTAAAACCTCTTCGAATTCAAGAATCTCCAGTTCAAATGGAATGTAAAGTCATTGAAGTAAAAGAGTTAGGAGAACAAGGAGGTGCTGGAAACCTTATTATTTGTGAAATTCTTAAAATTCATATTGATGAGGCTGTATTAGATGATAACAACATGATTGATCAACTAAAAATTGATTTAGTAGCAAGAATGGGAGGGAATTGGTATTGTAGAGCAGACAAAAATTCAATGTTTGAAATAGAAAAACCTATTATATCTAAAGGTATTGGTTTTGATCATATACCTGAGGATATTTTAAATAGTAAAATCTTAACAGGGAATGATTTAGGTATGTTAGGGGGAATTGAAATGCTTCCTAATGAAACAGAAGTTAATGACTATAAATTAATGGAATTAAGCGACTTATTCATGGAGTATGAAGATAACGCAACTCAATTAGAAGAAGAACTTCATAAAAAAGCGAAAGTACTTTTAGAGCAGCAAAATATCGAAGATGCTTGGAAAACGTTATTAACATTCAATAACTAG
- a CDS encoding PKD domain-containing protein, with protein MKHLFKLYIIGIILLMNQSLFASHVPGGNLTYECLGNNQFRVTLTLYEDCGTAFASSSDETIDVTSDCGHNLTMTLTNTVYQQEISQLCPSSMGQSECNGGNLPGIYMHQWSGIITLPAQCDNWRFEFDDCCRNSSSNLVGSSSDYYFYADLNNLDSPCNSSPTITAPPIPYYCVNQPVCYNLGIVEVDGDSLVYSLVEALDNATTPVQYQGGFSGAQPIQGITIDPNTGLINFVPTAQGNYVVVIQVDEYLNGVLVGTIIQDFTFEIANCSNQIISCNNSSISNVVGSVTQTDPTTLEMCEGVPFSFDLTFTDPDINDSLYIVSNINLVLPGAIVNYSYPNSPNASVMSMNVSWTPPPGSSNSNNSFTVTVRDNACPVSGQQTLVYNIDVIGSTYAGQDLTICQGDTIGITASNGSVFNWYGISGEPINVGTNFSCDNCASTLVNPSITSTYEVVSDLSGNCVNRDTITVNVAPNFTYSINQSSNSSCLGAEIQLEVIPDVPNNYTYVWSPDTDLDNPNIANPLLTPSTPGTFQYAVEVASPLGCIKYDTVEVNVVSEYAPDLSASTLNMPVLGCTDSAVFEIDLGGGIPAMCGPSANANCSGGSIQTLGTATGQNTSTGWPAPFGNYYRNSKHQFLYTAAELQAMGFTGGKINRISFLVDDMNNSTSNYNSYSVRMGCVGTTSLTTWETGLTQVFGPQNITISTGWNDLAFSTAYEWDGISNLVIEVCYNNLATSYTQNATSPYQTTSFNSCIYYRSDGTAACPYTGNPTTSTRRPLTKFSYCPTTPDPSAFTFDWSVNGTPQNINQYNTPLRFYDLPTTATDYQLIVTNIAGGCSDTAEFHVDFECLLPLPSVEVPTCNGYNDGTITVGAFGNDGPPWTIELLDNLGNVISAVPNVMNTTVFNNITAGDYIVRVTDTVGLQADTIVRVEEPTPVTLSVANDTIICEGGTVNLYGAVTGGNGTNSYVYHWNGGVTGTTANETAMPLVNTTYDVYVLDSLSCSSDTLSINVSLFPPIITNTEGTDTVCPGDVANIEASANGGHGGVYFYDWYDVNGTLIGSGDNIDVTPTDSVTTYYVQVTDDCETPMELDSVIVYWYPLPNVDFDADKYNGCYPILVNFDNLTPTNEVSTLEWSFGDGATAANNTNPVHVYTLPGVFDVNLTVVSPDGCVNDTTKVAFIETFDYPEAQFSAFPNPANIFESTVEFTNESSSDAVMFEWFFRDTTLLDTSMQENPSYQFSTQVPNVYPVELVVTNENGCTDSTVLEIIVNGVYSFYVPTAFSPNGDQINDLFQPLGEGVEQADYTIQIFDRDGHIIFSEADMNVPWDGKHLGEVVKEDVYIWRINTKDRFTGEEHEYFGYVALIK; from the coding sequence ATGAAACACTTATTTAAACTATATATTATAGGGATAATTTTATTAATGAATCAATCTCTATTTGCTTCACACGTTCCTGGAGGAAACCTAACTTATGAATGTTTAGGTAATAATCAGTTTAGAGTTACTTTGACTTTGTATGAAGATTGTGGTACAGCCTTTGCCTCATCTTCAGATGAAACGATTGACGTTACAAGTGATTGTGGACACAATTTAACAATGACGTTAACCAATACTGTATACCAACAAGAAATATCTCAATTATGCCCATCAAGTATGGGACAATCTGAGTGTAATGGAGGAAACTTACCTGGGATATATATGCACCAATGGTCTGGTATCATAACACTACCAGCACAATGTGACAATTGGAGGTTTGAGTTTGATGATTGCTGCCGAAATAGTTCTTCAAATTTGGTAGGAAGTAGTAGTGACTATTATTTTTATGCCGATTTAAATAATTTAGATTCACCCTGTAATTCTTCACCAACAATTACAGCACCTCCAATTCCATACTATTGTGTTAACCAACCAGTATGTTATAATTTGGGTATTGTAGAGGTGGATGGAGACTCATTAGTCTATTCTTTAGTAGAAGCATTGGATAATGCAACCACTCCTGTTCAATACCAAGGAGGATTTTCAGGAGCTCAACCTATTCAAGGAATTACAATTGATCCCAATACGGGGTTGATTAATTTTGTGCCTACAGCACAAGGAAACTACGTTGTTGTTATTCAAGTGGATGAGTATTTGAATGGTGTATTAGTTGGAACAATTATACAGGACTTTACCTTTGAAATCGCTAACTGCTCTAATCAAATCATTAGTTGTAATAATTCTAGTATCTCAAATGTAGTAGGGAGTGTGACGCAAACCGATCCAACTACTTTGGAAATGTGTGAAGGTGTTCCTTTTTCTTTTGATTTAACTTTTACAGATCCAGATATTAATGATTCGCTGTATATTGTTAGTAATATTAATTTGGTATTGCCAGGAGCAATTGTAAATTATTCATACCCTAACTCTCCCAATGCAAGTGTTATGAGTATGAACGTATCATGGACACCGCCACCTGGAAGTTCAAACTCGAATAATTCATTTACTGTTACGGTGAGAGATAATGCTTGCCCGGTTTCTGGACAGCAAACATTGGTTTATAATATTGATGTTATTGGTAGTACTTATGCCGGCCAAGATTTAACAATTTGTCAAGGAGATACTATTGGAATAACAGCATCCAATGGTTCTGTTTTTAATTGGTATGGTATCAGTGGAGAACCAATTAATGTTGGAACGAACTTTAGTTGTGATAACTGTGCCTCAACTTTAGTTAATCCTAGTATTACTTCTACTTATGAAGTTGTTAGTGACTTATCTGGGAATTGTGTCAATAGAGATACAATAACAGTCAATGTAGCTCCAAATTTTACTTATTCGATTAACCAAAGTTCAAATTCAAGTTGTTTAGGAGCTGAAATACAGTTGGAAGTTATTCCAGATGTTCCTAATAATTATACTTATGTATGGTCTCCTGATACTGACCTCGATAATCCGAATATCGCCAATCCACTTTTAACCCCATCTACTCCTGGTACTTTTCAATATGCCGTAGAAGTTGCTAGCCCTCTTGGATGTATAAAATATGATACTGTAGAAGTTAATGTTGTGTCAGAATATGCTCCAGACCTATCAGCTTCAACTTTAAATATGCCAGTTCTAGGATGTACAGATTCAGCTGTTTTTGAAATTGATTTAGGAGGGGGAATTCCTGCTATGTGTGGACCAAGTGCAAACGCCAATTGTTCAGGAGGTTCAATACAAACATTAGGCACAGCAACTGGGCAAAATACTTCAACAGGTTGGCCTGCTCCTTTTGGTAATTATTATAGAAATTCAAAACACCAGTTTTTATATACAGCAGCAGAGTTACAAGCTATGGGCTTTACAGGAGGGAAAATTAATAGAATTAGTTTTCTTGTTGATGATATGAATAATAGTACCTCTAATTATAATAGTTATTCTGTTAGAATGGGCTGTGTAGGAACAACATCTTTAACGACATGGGAAACCGGATTGACGCAAGTGTTTGGGCCTCAAAATATAACGATTTCGACTGGTTGGAATGATTTAGCTTTTTCTACCGCTTATGAATGGGATGGAATTTCGAATTTAGTGATAGAAGTTTGTTACAATAACTTAGCAACATCTTATACACAAAATGCAACAAGTCCTTATCAAACAACATCATTTAACTCTTGTATTTATTATAGAAGTGATGGTACTGCAGCTTGTCCATATACTGGTAACCCAACAACAAGCACCAGAAGACCATTGACTAAGTTTTCATATTGCCCAACTACCCCAGACCCTTCAGCATTTACATTTGATTGGTCGGTAAATGGAACGCCACAAAACATTAATCAATACAATACTCCATTGAGATTTTATGATCTTCCAACAACAGCTACAGATTATCAATTAATCGTAACTAATATTGCGGGAGGCTGTTCAGATACTGCTGAGTTTCATGTGGATTTCGAATGTTTATTGCCTTTACCATCAGTAGAAGTACCAACTTGTAATGGCTATAATGATGGAACAATCACAGTAGGAGCTTTTGGTAATGATGGACCTCCTTGGACCATTGAGTTATTAGATAACCTTGGTAACGTTATTTCAGCAGTTCCTAATGTAATGAATACAACTGTATTTAATAACATTACAGCTGGAGATTATATCGTAAGAGTAACCGATACCGTTGGACTGCAAGCCGATACCATTGTAAGAGTTGAAGAACCAACACCTGTTACATTGTCTGTAGCTAATGATACGATTATTTGTGAAGGAGGTACTGTTAATTTATATGGTGCTGTGACTGGAGGAAATGGAACCAATTCCTATGTTTATCATTGGAATGGAGGAGTAACGGGAACAACTGCTAATGAGACAGCTATGCCGCTTGTTAATACCACTTATGATGTTTATGTACTAGATTCGTTAAGTTGCTCTTCAGATACACTTTCTATCAATGTTAGTTTGTTCCCTCCAATTATTACGAATACAGAAGGAACAGATACGGTTTGTCCAGGTGATGTCGCTAATATTGAAGCTTCAGCAAACGGAGGACATGGAGGAGTTTATTTTTACGATTGGTATGATGTTAATGGAACACTGATTGGAAGTGGAGATAATATAGATGTTACACCAACAGATTCTGTGACCACTTATTACGTACAAGTTACAGATGATTGTGAAACACCAATGGAGTTAGATAGTGTCATTGTTTATTGGTACCCACTACCTAATGTTGATTTTGACGCTGATAAATATAATGGATGTTACCCAATATTAGTTAACTTTGATAATTTGACTCCAACTAATGAAGTAAGTACACTTGAATGGAGCTTTGGAGATGGAGCAACAGCTGCTAATAATACCAATCCTGTTCATGTATATACACTTCCTGGAGTTTTTGATGTAAACCTAACAGTAGTTAGCCCTGACGGATGTGTTAATGATACTACAAAAGTTGCCTTTATTGAAACATTTGATTATCCTGAAGCTCAGTTTAGTGCTTTCCCTAATCCTGCTAATATTTTTGAATCGACAGTAGAGTTTACCAATGAATCATCGAGTGATGCTGTAATGTTTGAATGGTTCTTTAGAGATACAACATTGCTAGATACCTCAATGCAAGAAAATCCTAGTTATCAATTTTCAACACAAGTACCAAATGTATATCCTGTTGAGTTAGTCGTGACGAATGAAAATGGATGTACAGATTCGACAGTATTAGAAATCATTGTTAATGGAGTTTATAGCTTTTATGTTCCTACAGCATTCTCGCCAAACGGAGATCAAATTAATGATCTTTTTCAACCACTAGGAGAGGGAGTAGAGCAAGCAGATTATACTATTCAGATATTTGATAGAGATGGACACATTATTTTTTCTGAAGCAGATATGAACGTTCCCTGGGATGGAAAGCACTTAGGTGAAGTTGTCAAAGAGGATGTTTATATCTGGAGAATTAATACTAAAGATAGGTTTACAGGAGAAGAACATGAATACTTTGGTTATGTAGCTCTCATTAAATAA